From a single Tachypleus tridentatus isolate NWPU-2018 chromosome 6, ASM421037v1, whole genome shotgun sequence genomic region:
- the l(1)G0469 gene encoding lethal (1) G0469 NlpC/P60 domain-containing protein isoform X2 codes for MANVGYTSMWYTSNYHSRFILELRSGDMIEFQREGYNHWALYAGKEIVFHRASPSKNDLCGLFSQTQNRDTKSHEFGKVMKERLQVVWGDSKARINNSKDSEYLPFNQRKIIQRAVKEMNECSIGQSDFNIVSNNCEHFVTYCRYGTGFSEQVQDVATTVVVAGAGLFVGWLLAKALSTPLDSSRRRFQ; via the exons ATGGCAAATGTTGGATACACATCAATGTGGTACACATCAAATTATCACTCAAGATTTATATTAGAGCTCAGGTCTGGAGATATGATTGAATTTCAGAGAGAAGGTTACAATCACTGGGCACTTTATGCTGGGAAAGAAATTGTTTTCCATCGAGCTAGTCCTAGCAAAAATGATTTGTGTGGTTTGTTTTCACAAACTCAAAATAGAGATACAAAAAGCCATGAATTTGGTAAAGTAATGAAAGAAAGACTTCAAGTTGTTTGGGGAGACAGCAAAGCAAGGATTAACAATAGTAAGGACAGTGAGTACTTGCCATTCAATCAGAGAAAAATTATACAAAGAGCAGTAAAAGAAATGAATG AATGCTCGATAGGACAAAGTGATTTCAATATAGTTTCCAACAATTGTGAACACTTTGTTACATACTGTCGCTATGGAACAGGGTTTTCTGAGCAAGTTCAGGATGTGGCAACAACAGTAGTAGTGGCAGGTGCAGGTTTATTTGTTGGTTGGCTTTTGGCAAAGGCTTTAAGCACTCCACTAGATTCTTCTCGACGTAGATTCCAGTGA
- the l(1)G0469 gene encoding lethal (1) G0469 NlpC/P60 domain-containing protein isoform X1, whose protein sequence is MLIKMANVGYTSMWYTSNYHSRFILELRSGDMIEFQREGYNHWALYAGKEIVFHRASPSKNDLCGLFSQTQNRDTKSHEFGKVMKERLQVVWGDSKARINNSKDSEYLPFNQRKIIQRAVKEMNECSIGQSDFNIVSNNCEHFVTYCRYGTGFSEQVQDVATTVVVAGAGLFVGWLLAKALSTPLDSSRRRFQ, encoded by the exons tataAAGATGGCAAATGTTGGATACACATCAATGTGGTACACATCAAATTATCACTCAAGATTTATATTAGAGCTCAGGTCTGGAGATATGATTGAATTTCAGAGAGAAGGTTACAATCACTGGGCACTTTATGCTGGGAAAGAAATTGTTTTCCATCGAGCTAGTCCTAGCAAAAATGATTTGTGTGGTTTGTTTTCACAAACTCAAAATAGAGATACAAAAAGCCATGAATTTGGTAAAGTAATGAAAGAAAGACTTCAAGTTGTTTGGGGAGACAGCAAAGCAAGGATTAACAATAGTAAGGACAGTGAGTACTTGCCATTCAATCAGAGAAAAATTATACAAAGAGCAGTAAAAGAAATGAATG AATGCTCGATAGGACAAAGTGATTTCAATATAGTTTCCAACAATTGTGAACACTTTGTTACATACTGTCGCTATGGAACAGGGTTTTCTGAGCAAGTTCAGGATGTGGCAACAACAGTAGTAGTGGCAGGTGCAGGTTTATTTGTTGGTTGGCTTTTGGCAAAGGCTTTAAGCACTCCACTAGATTCTTCTCGACGTAGATTCCAGTGA